The proteins below come from a single Nostoc sp. KVJ3 genomic window:
- a CDS encoding transposase, protein MLRRCKVKVDENSGRFLKNGQSRKKGLNRAISDAGWGELILKIEYLAAKQGKVVIKINPKHSSLECRNCGHIDKSSRDGEKFICTECGYHEHADIGAAKTVRDRGFKIVRGDSPELAVKQLNAQKISARTFVQTC, encoded by the coding sequence ATGTTGAGACGTTGCAAAGTTAAAGTTGATGAGAATAGTGGCAGGTTTTTGAAAAATGGGCAATCGAGAAAGAAAGGTTTAAATCGCGCTATCTCTGATGCAGGGTGGGGTGAATTAATTTTAAAGATTGAGTATCTCGCTGCAAAGCAAGGAAAAGTCGTGATTAAAATTAACCCTAAACACTCTAGCCTTGAATGCAGAAATTGTGGGCATATTGATAAGTCTAGCCGTGATGGTGAAAAATTCATCTGCACTGAATGCGGATATCACGAACACGCTGATATTGGTGCTGCAAAAACTGTTAGAGATAGAGGTTTTAAGATAGTACGGGGGGACTCCCCGGAACTTGCTGTTAAACAGCTAAACGCTCAAAAGATATCAGCACGCACTTTTGTGCAAACGTGTTGA
- a CDS encoding RNA-guided endonuclease InsQ/TnpB family protein: MYNRVSQSTIGGDYKLLTNYAYKLRPNVTQSNKMGGWLDMLRSTYNWSLTDRIAQYNQQFIQGDYCDIRTKSEACPLTCFVSKNGASGEPWKDAKKDLDGKLKNPRRSAGDIQITALPQLKKARPWFGKIDSTVLQQNVKRLDTAYKNFFDGRGFPKFKNRSNFTSFTYQMGVKVQGSKIYLPKLGWMRFFKSRLIPDGFTLKSATIRKRQDGWYVSIRIEDKSIPDYVLKPIDEVKSILGFDLGITKLVHLSDRYQINNPKFSTNKKAKRTLKIRQRRVSRKVKGSKNCKKAASKLGRFHKKITDKRVTYQWDVANLIVS; the protein is encoded by the coding sequence GTGTATAATCGAGTTAGCCAATCGACAATAGGAGGTGATTACAAACTGCTAACAAATTACGCCTACAAGCTGCGTCCTAACGTTACTCAGTCAAACAAAATGGGTGGATGGCTAGATATGCTTCGCTCTACCTACAACTGGAGTTTGACTGACAGAATAGCTCAATATAATCAGCAATTTATTCAGGGAGACTATTGTGATATCAGAACTAAATCAGAAGCCTGTCCACTGACTTGTTTTGTTAGCAAGAATGGTGCAAGCGGAGAACCTTGGAAGGATGCTAAGAAAGATTTAGATGGCAAGCTGAAAAACCCACGGCGTAGTGCTGGAGATATCCAAATAACGGCTTTACCTCAGCTAAAGAAAGCTAGACCGTGGTTTGGTAAAATTGATTCTACAGTGCTACAACAAAACGTTAAACGTCTTGACACTGCTTACAAAAACTTTTTTGATGGTAGAGGGTTTCCCAAATTTAAAAACCGGAGCAATTTTACATCCTTTACTTACCAGATGGGCGTGAAAGTTCAAGGGAGTAAAATCTACCTTCCTAAGTTAGGATGGATGCGATTCTTCAAATCTCGCTTAATACCAGATGGATTTACTCTCAAGTCCGCGACAATCCGCAAGCGTCAAGATGGTTGGTATGTCTCAATTAGGATTGAAGATAAAAGTATTCCAGATTACGTATTAAAACCAATAGATGAAGTTAAGTCTATCCTTGGTTTCGACTTAGGAATAACCAAGCTTGTTCACTTGTCGGATAGGTATCAAATTAATAATCCTAAATTCTCAACTAACAAGAAAGCTAAACGTACTCTGAAAATTAGACAGAGGCGAGTTAGCAGAAAAGTTAAGGGTAGTAAAAATTGTAAAAAAGCAGCTAGCAAGTTAGGACGTTTTCACAAAAAGATTACAGATAAACGAGTCACTTACCAGTGGGACGTTGCAAACCTCATAGTATCTTGA
- a CDS encoding DUF2288 domain-containing protein gives MSDLRAELTEILDQAEWEWLIPHVQRDAVILVAPELNLLDVGVAIASDDIPSVQQWIDEQLVTKPTTVQVGAWNLERSKRFNTLIVQPYVLVKEI, from the coding sequence ATGTCGGATTTAAGAGCAGAATTAACAGAAATTTTAGATCAAGCAGAGTGGGAGTGGCTAATTCCTCATGTACAACGAGATGCAGTAATTTTAGTAGCACCTGAGTTGAACTTGCTGGATGTTGGAGTAGCGATCGCCAGTGATGACATTCCATCAGTGCAACAGTGGATTGATGAGCAATTAGTTACCAAACCCACGACAGTACAAGTGGGAGCATGGAATCTTGAACGCAGTAAGCGATTTAATACTCTCATCGTTCAGCCTTACGTTTTGGTGAAAGAAATATAG
- a CDS encoding site-2 protease family protein yields the protein MQTNWKIGSLFGIPLFLDPLWFVILGLATLNFGVAYQEWGTIIAWSAGIVMALLLFGSVLLHELGHSLVARSQGIKVNSITLFLFGGIAAIEEESKTPFKAFQVAIAGPVVSIGLFFLLSLGGLVIPDTSPLSVMVADLARINLVVALFNMIPGLPLDGGQVLKAALWQITGNRFQAVHWAARAGQILGYGAIALGFVVDFLTRELALGLWIALLGWFAVRNASTYDNVTTLQESLLKVVAADAMTRDFRVIDADQTLRSFADLYLLETSPSQVYFAASDGRYRGLVSIDDFRVTQRSEWETQTLHSIVHPLTEIPTVAEATTIAEVINKLENEQLPRITVLSPAGAVAGVIDRGDIVRSLAQKLNLPITDAEIKRIKEEGSYPPGLQLGVIAKSTKN from the coding sequence ATGCAAACAAATTGGAAAATTGGGTCTTTATTTGGAATTCCCCTATTTTTAGACCCGTTATGGTTTGTAATTTTAGGGTTGGCAACCCTCAACTTTGGGGTAGCTTACCAGGAATGGGGGACTATCATCGCTTGGAGTGCTGGAATAGTTATGGCACTGCTGCTATTTGGTTCGGTATTGTTACATGAATTGGGTCACAGCTTGGTAGCCCGATCGCAAGGCATTAAAGTTAATTCAATTACTCTGTTTCTGTTTGGCGGGATTGCTGCTATTGAAGAAGAATCTAAAACTCCTTTCAAAGCCTTTCAAGTAGCGATCGCTGGCCCTGTGGTGAGTATCGGACTATTTTTCTTGCTCAGTCTGGGAGGTCTTGTCATCCCTGATACTAGCCCCCTCAGTGTTATGGTCGCAGATTTGGCGAGAATTAATTTGGTAGTGGCGCTATTTAACATGATTCCTGGCTTACCTCTAGATGGAGGACAAGTATTAAAAGCAGCCCTCTGGCAAATAACAGGTAATCGTTTTCAAGCCGTACACTGGGCTGCAAGGGCTGGGCAGATTTTGGGCTATGGTGCGATCGCTCTCGGATTTGTTGTAGATTTCTTGACAAGGGAGTTAGCACTTGGTTTGTGGATTGCCCTGTTAGGTTGGTTTGCTGTTCGCAACGCTAGTACTTATGACAACGTGACAACATTGCAAGAAAGCCTACTCAAGGTAGTGGCGGCTGACGCGATGACTCGTGACTTTCGCGTTATCGATGCTGACCAGACATTGCGCTCTTTTGCCGATTTATACTTGTTGGAAACCTCACCCTCACAGGTTTATTTTGCTGCTTCTGATGGACGTTATCGAGGTTTAGTTTCCATTGATGATTTTCGTGTAACCCAAAGAAGTGAATGGGAAACCCAAACCTTACATAGCATTGTGCATCCCCTAACAGAAATACCAACTGTTGCAGAAGCAACAACAATAGCTGAGGTAATTAACAAACTGGAAAATGAGCAGTTACCTCGAATTACCGTACTTTCTCCGGCTGGCGCTGTCGCTGGTGTAATTGATCGGGGTGATATTGTGCGATCGTTGGCACAAAAGTTAAACTTGCCAATAACGGATGCTGAAATCAAGCGGATCAAAGAAGAAGGTAGCTATCCGCCTGGGTTGCAACTGGGAGTAATTGCCAAATCAACTAAAAATTAA
- the der gene encoding ribosome biogenesis GTPase Der: protein MALPIVAIIGRPNVGKSTLVNRLAGEQTAIVHDEPGVTRDRTYMPAFWNGREFLVVDTGGLVFNDDTEFLPLIRQQAMTALAEACAAIFVVDGQTGPTSADQEIAEWMRQQRVPVLLTVNKCESPDQGLMQAAEFWELGLGEPYPISAIHGSGTGELLDELVSHIPAVEDIPETNEIKVAIVGRPNVGKSSLLNSFVGEERAIVSPISGTTRDAIDTVIERDGQTYRLIDTAGIRKKKHIEYGTEFFSINRAFKAIRRADVVLLVIDAVDGVTEQDQKLAGRIIEEGRACIIVVNKWDAVEKDSYTIYDYEKTLQSRLHFTEWAETIFVSALSGQRVEKILELVKTAAESHKRRVSTSVINEVLTDAVSWHSPPASRGGRQGKIYYGTQVSSQPPTIALFVNDSKRFNDNYRRYIERQFRQQLGFKGTPIILLWRSKKVRDAEIGNVNRATRVKIS, encoded by the coding sequence ATGGCACTGCCAATTGTTGCAATTATCGGACGCCCAAATGTGGGCAAATCCACCCTGGTTAATCGACTCGCCGGGGAACAAACGGCGATTGTCCATGATGAACCGGGAGTGACACGCGATCGCACCTACATGCCAGCTTTCTGGAATGGTCGCGAATTTTTAGTCGTAGATACTGGTGGTTTAGTCTTTAATGATGATACCGAATTTTTACCACTAATTCGCCAACAGGCAATGACAGCCCTAGCAGAAGCCTGTGCCGCGATTTTTGTGGTCGATGGTCAAACAGGCCCCACATCGGCAGACCAAGAAATCGCCGAATGGATGCGCCAACAACGCGTACCTGTGCTACTAACTGTAAATAAATGTGAATCTCCAGACCAAGGCTTAATGCAAGCTGCCGAGTTTTGGGAATTGGGATTAGGCGAACCTTACCCCATCTCCGCGATTCATGGCAGTGGCACAGGAGAGTTACTCGACGAGTTAGTTAGTCACATCCCTGCTGTTGAAGACATCCCCGAAACTAATGAAATTAAAGTAGCAATTGTGGGTCGTCCGAATGTAGGCAAATCGAGCTTACTCAATTCTTTTGTCGGCGAAGAGAGGGCAATTGTCAGCCCAATTTCTGGTACAACCCGCGATGCGATTGATACCGTCATTGAACGAGACGGGCAAACCTACCGCTTAATTGACACCGCCGGGATTCGCAAAAAGAAACATATAGAATACGGTACAGAATTCTTTAGTATTAACCGGGCTTTCAAAGCGATTCGTCGCGCCGACGTGGTTTTATTAGTAATAGATGCTGTAGATGGAGTCACCGAGCAAGACCAAAAATTAGCCGGGCGGATTATCGAAGAAGGTCGAGCTTGCATCATCGTCGTTAATAAGTGGGATGCTGTCGAAAAAGACTCTTACACAATCTACGACTACGAAAAAACTCTGCAATCACGGTTACATTTTACCGAATGGGCAGAAACCATTTTTGTGAGTGCCTTATCAGGACAACGAGTAGAAAAGATTCTCGAATTGGTGAAAACGGCGGCTGAATCACACAAACGCCGTGTCAGCACATCAGTTATTAACGAAGTATTAACAGATGCTGTTAGTTGGCATTCACCGCCAGCATCCCGTGGTGGTCGTCAGGGTAAAATTTATTATGGTACACAAGTAAGTAGCCAACCACCAACGATCGCACTATTCGTCAATGATTCCAAGCGGTTCAACGACAACTACCGTCGCTACATTGAACGCCAATTCCGGCAACAGCTAGGATTTAAAGGCACGCCCATTATTTTACTTTGGCGCAGCAAAAAAGTCCGTGATGCCGAAATTGGTAACGTTAATAGAGCAACTCGCGTCAAAATAAGTTAG
- a CDS encoding energy-coupling factor transporter transmembrane component T family protein, producing the protein MDLLRSLPLGLYLEQPQTWLHKIDPRVKFAWLMSFLTSYVLANNFWRVLLVVVLILATLIAKIPRRVWQQQMGWLLMLSFFVLAIGAISPDGMGVDYQPRIPANEQILTKQANSNNTVQEQASDRKKYSYVLFHKGPVKVTRRSLDLAVRLSTLIFTVIYSTNLYLLTTAPEEITSGIESLMQPLRRFKLPVTEIALTLTLSLRFIPLVLEEVQNLFRSVMTRAINWKKLGLKGGFKVWMTVAERLLENLLLRADQMANAMMVRGFTSPNEHRVQWHDLRFKGRDWLAILSLILFWGIRLAIGT; encoded by the coding sequence ATGGATTTATTGCGATCGCTGCCACTTGGACTTTATTTAGAACAACCCCAAACTTGGCTGCATAAAATCGATCCGCGAGTCAAGTTTGCCTGGTTGATGAGCTTTTTAACTAGCTATGTTTTAGCTAACAACTTTTGGCGGGTACTGCTAGTTGTGGTATTGATTCTTGCCACCTTGATTGCTAAGATTCCCCGTCGAGTATGGCAACAGCAAATGGGCTGGCTATTAATGCTATCGTTTTTTGTCTTAGCGATCGGAGCAATCAGCCCTGATGGAATGGGTGTAGATTATCAGCCACGTATACCAGCCAATGAACAAATATTAACCAAACAAGCAAACTCCAATAATACTGTTCAAGAGCAAGCAAGCGATCGCAAAAAATATAGTTATGTGCTATTTCACAAAGGCCCAGTCAAAGTAACTCGTCGCTCCTTGGATTTAGCTGTACGCCTGAGTACACTTATATTTACCGTGATTTACAGCACCAACCTGTATCTGCTGACAACCGCACCAGAAGAAATCACATCTGGCATAGAAAGCCTCATGCAACCCCTGCGACGCTTCAAGTTACCTGTCACAGAAATTGCTTTAACTTTAACCTTATCCTTGCGCTTTATTCCCCTGGTTTTAGAAGAAGTGCAAAACTTATTTCGCTCCGTGATGACAAGGGCAATTAACTGGAAAAAGCTGGGATTGAAAGGAGGATTCAAAGTTTGGATGACAGTCGCAGAGAGGCTTTTAGAAAATCTCCTCTTGCGAGCCGATCAAATGGCGAATGCAATGATGGTGCGGGGTTTTACCAGTCCCAACGAGCATCGAGTCCAGTGGCACGACTTACGATTCAAAGGGCGTGACTGGTTAGCTATTTTAAGTTTAATTTTATTCTGGGGAATACGCCTAGCCATAGGAACTTAG
- a CDS encoding anthranilate synthase component I — protein MIKAWYWRSLPLEKRTGSEIFAALFRPTAAPGIATLLESPYPTPIDHPQLSRYSICAGTPRLVDGIPQMWTPEVGEVFPFLEMLLQQGLERDEEDKETRRQGDKGDKQCPMPHTPPLDLPFTGGWFGWLGYDAAWEIEQLPHEKIDPLAFPVAFWYEPDCFAVLDHAQQLLWLAASDASGLDGLQEKLEKRRSDEGDGEIGKITNAPSSPVFLTLQADYETAVNQVKKYIQAGDIFQANLSLRFQASTSASGWEIYQALQKINPSPFASYWQTPWGEVISCSPERLVMLQNRQAETRPIAGTRSRGVTLEQDMQLAQDLLSNTKERAEHIMLVDLERNDLGRVCEWGTVTVDELLTIERYSHVMHLVSNIKGTLKSQYTAIDLIRATFPGGTITGCPKVRCMEIIEELEPVRRSLFYGSCGYLDWRGNLDLNIFIRTLLLAPTSQPTQEESLSGYSALNTVWGQVGAGIVADSDPEKEWYESLHKAQAQLAALKIHNQ, from the coding sequence ATGATTAAGGCTTGGTATTGGCGATCGCTACCCTTAGAAAAGCGTACAGGTTCAGAAATCTTTGCTGCTCTTTTTCGCCCCACCGCCGCGCCAGGAATTGCAACCCTACTAGAAAGTCCCTACCCAACGCCAATCGATCATCCCCAACTCAGTCGATATTCTATCTGTGCAGGTACTCCCCGCCTAGTCGATGGCATCCCCCAGATGTGGACACCAGAAGTAGGAGAGGTTTTTCCCTTCTTAGAAATGTTATTACAGCAAGGGCTAGAAAGAGATGAGGAGGACAAGGAGACAAGGAGACAAGGAGACAAGGGAGATAAGCAATGCCCCATGCCCCATACCCCACCCCTGGATCTCCCCTTTACAGGTGGTTGGTTCGGTTGGCTAGGTTATGATGCGGCATGGGAAATTGAACAGTTACCCCATGAAAAAATTGATCCCTTAGCATTTCCTGTAGCTTTTTGGTATGAACCAGATTGTTTTGCCGTTTTAGATCACGCGCAACAACTTCTTTGGCTAGCCGCCAGTGATGCAAGTGGACTTGATGGGTTACAGGAAAAACTAGAAAAAAGACGAAGCGATGAAGGAGATGGGGAGATAGGGAAAATAACCAATGCCCCATCTTCTCCTGTGTTTTTGACATTGCAGGCAGATTATGAAACAGCCGTAAACCAAGTAAAAAAATATATTCAAGCTGGAGACATCTTTCAGGCAAATCTTTCGTTGCGATTTCAAGCCTCAACATCGGCTTCTGGTTGGGAAATTTACCAAGCCTTGCAAAAAATCAATCCTTCGCCTTTTGCCAGCTATTGGCAAACGCCTTGGGGAGAAGTAATCAGTTGTTCGCCAGAACGATTGGTAATGTTGCAAAATCGGCAAGCTGAAACCAGACCGATCGCTGGGACGCGATCGCGTGGTGTCACACTAGAACAAGATATGCAACTGGCACAAGATTTACTCAGCAACACCAAAGAACGCGCAGAGCATATCATGCTAGTGGATTTGGAACGCAATGATTTAGGGCGAGTTTGTGAATGGGGAACGGTTACTGTTGACGAATTGCTGACAATTGAGCGATATAGCCATGTTATGCATCTTGTCAGCAACATCAAAGGCACTTTAAAAAGCCAATATACTGCCATTGATTTGATTCGCGCCACGTTCCCAGGTGGCACAATCACAGGCTGTCCCAAAGTCCGTTGTATGGAAATTATTGAAGAACTAGAACCAGTGCGACGCAGCTTGTTCTACGGTTCCTGTGGCTATTTAGATTGGCGTGGTAACTTAGATTTAAATATCTTCATCCGCACCCTGCTACTAGCTCCCACATCTCAACCAACACAAGAAGAATCCCTTTCTGGTTACTCAGCACTCAACACCGTCTGGGGACAAGTTGGTGCGGGAATTGTCGCAGATAGCGATCCTGAGAAAGAATGGTATGAATCTCTGCACAAAGCCCAAGCACAATTGGCAGCACTGAAAATACATAATCAATAG
- the pipX gene encoding transcriptional coactivator PipX — MNPENAETYINHPTWGLLYKICMVDETQDLFTTLYAQRLFFLVANDVKGVKFQPIGRTEARMMLENRLRTLRRSGHSQEYDQLQSVFQRTFQ; from the coding sequence ATGAATCCAGAAAACGCAGAAACTTACATAAACCATCCAACTTGGGGTTTACTCTACAAAATCTGTATGGTTGATGAAACCCAGGATTTGTTCACCACACTTTATGCCCAGCGCCTGTTTTTTTTGGTGGCAAATGATGTTAAAGGTGTTAAATTCCAGCCTATAGGACGGACTGAGGCGAGAATGATGTTGGAAAATCGCTTACGTACTCTGCGGCGCAGTGGACATTCTCAGGAGTACGATCAGCTTCAGAGTGTTTTCCAACGCACCTTCCAATGA
- a CDS encoding YggS family pyridoxal phosphate-dependent enzyme, whose amino-acid sequence MSSSISERIVSIRSSLPTSVKLIAVSKQVSAQAIRSAYSAGIRDFAESRIQEAASKQAELQDLPDITWHFIGHLQSNKAKKAIEQFPWIHSVDNLKLAQRLDQLAQQLGVSPQICLQVKILPDPNKSGWSVPELLADLPTLNQYKSLQIQGLMTIPPSGLNDSEILNVFNLNRELAKKIREQNWSHIKMQHLSMGMSGDYELAVQAGATMVRLGTILFGDRS is encoded by the coding sequence ATGAGCAGTTCGATTTCTGAACGTATTGTTTCCATTCGCTCTTCCCTACCAACTTCAGTCAAATTGATTGCTGTTAGCAAACAAGTTTCTGCTCAGGCCATTCGGTCTGCATACTCCGCAGGAATTCGTGATTTTGCGGAGAGTCGTATCCAAGAAGCTGCCAGCAAACAAGCCGAGTTGCAAGACTTGCCTGATATTACCTGGCACTTTATTGGACATTTGCAAAGCAATAAGGCCAAAAAAGCCATTGAACAATTCCCCTGGATTCACTCTGTAGACAATTTGAAGTTGGCACAGCGTTTAGATCAATTAGCGCAACAGCTAGGAGTGAGTCCCCAAATTTGCTTGCAAGTGAAAATTCTCCCCGATCCCAACAAGTCTGGTTGGAGTGTGCCGGAACTTTTGGCTGATTTACCCACACTCAATCAATACAAAAGTTTACAAATTCAAGGTTTGATGACAATTCCGCCTTCAGGATTAAATGATTCGGAAATTTTGAATGTATTTAATCTCAATCGGGAGCTAGCAAAGAAAATCCGGGAGCAAAACTGGTCGCACATAAAAATGCAGCACTTGTCTATGGGTATGTCAGGCGACTACGAACTAGCAGTGCAAGCAGGTGCAACGATGGTACGATTAGGAACTATATTGTTTGGCGATCGCTCTTAG
- a CDS encoding cell division protein SepF, translating to MNNIFSKLRDFVGLNEQVEYEYYEEEPETDNNYQNLYQQENPQPPAPQESATAQNRRWREPVPTMGDDIAAGSKPMGNVIGMPGAINGISEVLVLEPRTFEEMPQAIQALRERKSVVLNLTIMDPDQAQRAVDFVAGGTYALDGHQERIGESIFLFTPSCVQVSTQGGVLHEVPQPPARPSRPTGSPNQTWGNETNRMAQ from the coding sequence ATGAACAACATCTTTTCCAAACTCAGAGACTTTGTAGGTCTAAATGAGCAAGTGGAATACGAGTATTACGAAGAAGAACCAGAAACAGATAATAATTACCAAAATCTGTATCAGCAAGAAAATCCTCAACCCCCAGCCCCACAAGAGAGCGCAACCGCTCAAAATCGACGCTGGCGGGAACCAGTGCCTACAATGGGAGATGATATCGCAGCAGGTTCAAAGCCAATGGGGAATGTGATTGGTATGCCAGGAGCAATTAACGGAATTTCGGAAGTTTTAGTCCTCGAACCACGCACCTTTGAAGAAATGCCCCAGGCAATTCAAGCGTTGCGAGAACGGAAGTCAGTGGTATTAAATCTGACAATTATGGATCCAGATCAAGCTCAACGAGCAGTAGATTTTGTTGCGGGTGGTACTTACGCACTAGATGGACATCAAGAGCGCATCGGTGAGAGCATCTTCTTGTTTACGCCAAGTTGTGTCCAAGTTAGTACCCAAGGTGGCGTTCTTCATGAAGTACCACAACCGCCAGCACGTCCCTCTCGTCCTACAGGTTCTCCCAATCAAACCTGGGGCAACGAAACTAACCGGATGGCACAATAA
- the proC gene encoding pyrroline-5-carboxylate reductase has protein sequence MTIKFGLIGGGVMGEALLSRLIAHGIYQSSEVIVSEPLHSRLDFLKQQYDIAVTTNNSEVFTQAKEVVFLAVKPQVFSAIAQELADIDIINREQSPLIISILAGVPLSQLEAAFVQLPVIRAMPNTPATVGAGITAICAGAYTSPKHHRIAQQVFSAVGEVVEVSEGLMDAVTGLSGSGPAYVALLVESLADGGVSAGLPRAIANQLALQTVLGTAKLLHETKMHPAELKDRVTSPGGTTIAGIAKLEQAGFRSALIEAVKAATERSQELGK, from the coding sequence ATGACTATAAAATTTGGGTTAATTGGTGGTGGGGTAATGGGAGAAGCGCTCTTATCCCGCCTTATTGCACATGGAATTTATCAATCATCAGAAGTCATAGTTAGCGAACCGCTACATTCACGCCTAGATTTTTTGAAACAGCAATATGACATTGCTGTGACAACAAATAATAGTGAGGTTTTCACCCAAGCCAAAGAGGTTGTCTTTTTGGCAGTAAAGCCGCAGGTATTTAGCGCGATCGCTCAAGAATTAGCAGATATTGATATTATTAATAGAGAACAATCACCCCTGATAATTTCCATATTGGCGGGTGTGCCCTTAAGTCAGCTAGAAGCTGCATTTGTGCAATTGCCAGTTATTAGAGCAATGCCCAACACCCCAGCCACTGTAGGAGCAGGAATTACCGCCATTTGTGCAGGTGCATATACTAGCCCCAAACATCACCGAATAGCACAGCAAGTTTTCTCTGCTGTAGGCGAAGTTGTGGAAGTATCAGAAGGGCTGATGGATGCAGTCACAGGACTATCTGGTAGCGGCCCCGCTTACGTAGCGCTGCTAGTAGAATCACTTGCTGATGGCGGAGTCTCCGCAGGTTTACCTAGAGCAATTGCCAATCAGTTAGCCTTACAAACCGTCCTGGGAACAGCGAAACTGTTGCATGAAACCAAAATGCACCCAGCAGAACTTAAAGATCGCGTTACCAGTCCCGGTGGTACAACCATTGCGGGAATTGCCAAACTAGAACAGGCAGGATTTCGTTCAGCTTTAATTGAAGCAGTGAAAGCTGCCACAGAGCGATCGCAAGAACTGGGAAAATAA